The proteins below are encoded in one region of Serratia symbiotica:
- a CDS encoding DUF1345 domain-containing protein: MHIRSSFRHYWQVRPRLLFSVGAGLLCALLLPLQFSLLQRLMIGWNVLAWLYLLFLWRLMLVSTPTHIRQIARTQDESASIVLALVSISCLVSILAILFELSSAKQASNSLKTLHLALTGTTLSVSWLLLPTAFTMHYAHQFYCRGASQAPLPLLFPGNLTEPTYLDFAYFSFTIAVALQTADVAVGTAEVRKITLLHSVISFVFNMAILGLSINVGAGLLG; this comes from the coding sequence ATGCATATCCGTTCCTCATTTCGGCACTACTGGCAGGTCAGGCCCAGGCTGCTGTTCTCTGTTGGCGCAGGACTGCTGTGCGCACTGCTACTACCTTTACAGTTCTCGCTGCTGCAACGGCTGATGATCGGTTGGAACGTGCTGGCTTGGCTTTACTTGCTGTTTCTCTGGCGATTGATGCTGGTAAGCACGCCGACACATATCCGTCAGATCGCCCGTACGCAGGATGAAAGCGCCAGCATAGTGTTGGCGCTGGTCAGCATTAGTTGTCTGGTGAGCATACTAGCGATCCTGTTTGAACTGAGCAGCGCCAAACAAGCCAGCAACTCGCTGAAAACCCTGCATCTAGCGTTGACCGGCACCACATTGTCGGTGTCTTGGCTACTGCTGCCAACCGCCTTTACCATGCATTACGCCCATCAATTTTACTGCCGGGGTGCCTCACAAGCCCCATTGCCACTGCTGTTTCCCGGCAACCTTACCGAACCGACCTATCTAGACTTCGCCTATTTCTCGTTCACCATCGCGGTGGCGTTACAAACAGCCGATGTGGCGGTCGGCACGGCGGAGGTACGGAAGATCACTCTGCTGCATTCGGTGATCTCCTTCGTGTTCAATATGGCGATTCTGGGGCTATCAATTAACGTTGGTGCCGGTCTTTTGGGCTGA
- the rpiA gene encoding ribose-5-phosphate isomerase RpiA: protein MTQDEMKKAVGWAALEYVMPGTLVGVGTGSTASHFIDALGSIKHQIEGAVSSSDVSTAKLKSLGIPVFDSNEVDSLDIYVDGADEINSYMQMIKGGGAALTREKVIAAIARKFICIVDANKQVDVLGKFPLPVEVIPMARSYVARELVKLGGLPEYRQNVVTDNGNVILDVHNLIITDAVALENQVNDIAGVVTVGLFANRCADVALVGTQDGVKVIV, encoded by the coding sequence ATGACGCAGGATGAAATGAAAAAAGCAGTGGGTTGGGCCGCGCTGGAATACGTGATGCCGGGTACCCTTGTTGGGGTCGGCACCGGTTCTACCGCCAGCCACTTTATTGATGCGCTTGGCTCTATCAAGCACCAAATTGAAGGCGCGGTCTCTAGTTCTGATGTTTCCACCGCCAAGTTGAAAAGCCTCGGCATCCCTGTTTTCGATAGCAACGAAGTGGACTCGTTGGATATCTATGTGGATGGGGCGGATGAAATCAACAGCTATATGCAGATGATTAAAGGCGGCGGTGCGGCGCTGACGCGCGAAAAGGTGATTGCCGCCATCGCACGTAAATTTATCTGCATCGTCGATGCCAACAAGCAGGTCGATGTGCTGGGCAAATTCCCGCTGCCAGTGGAGGTGATCCCGATGGCCCGATCCTATGTGGCGCGCGAACTGGTGAAGCTGGGCGGCCTGCCAGAGTATCGTCAGAACGTGGTCACCGATAACGGCAACGTGATCCTGGACGTGCATAATCTGATCATTACCGATGCTGTGGCATTAGAGAATCAAGTTAACGACATCGCTGGCGTGGTCACCGTTGGTTTGTTCGCCAACCGTTGCGCTGATGTGGCGCTGGTCGGTACGCAGGATGGCGTGAAGGTCATCGTATAA
- the pgk gene encoding phosphoglycerate kinase, with amino-acid sequence MSIIKMSDLDLGSKRVLIRSDLNVPVKNGKVTSDARIRASLPTIEAAMKQGARVMVTSHLGRPTEGEYNEEFSLLPVVNYLKEHLKSPVRLAKNYLDGVDVDEGELVVLENVRFNKGEKKDDETLSKKYAALCDVYVMDAFGTAHRAQASTHGVGKFAPVACAGPLLSAELEALGKALGNPTRPMVAIVGGSKVSTKLTVLDSLSKIADQLIVGGGIANTFVAAQGNNVGQSLYEPDLIPNAQNLLKTCDIPVPTDVRVATEFSETAAATVKQANEIKDNEQILDMGDVSAERLAVILKNAKTILWNGPVGVFEFPNFRKGTEIVARAIADSAAFSIAGGGDTLAAIDLFGIADKISYISTGGGAFLEFVEGKPLPAVVMLEERAKQ; translated from the coding sequence ATGTCTATAATTAAGATGTCCGATTTGGATCTGGGGAGTAAACGCGTTCTGATCCGTTCCGATCTCAACGTACCAGTGAAAAATGGCAAAGTGACTTCCGATGCACGTATTCGCGCCTCCTTGCCGACTATTGAAGCTGCGATGAAACAAGGCGCTCGCGTAATGGTAACTTCCCACTTGGGGCGTCCTACTGAAGGTGAATATAACGAAGAATTCTCCCTGCTGCCAGTGGTCAATTACCTGAAAGAGCATCTGAAATCGCCGGTACGTCTGGCGAAGAATTATCTGGATGGCGTGGACGTCGACGAAGGCGAGTTGGTGGTATTGGAAAACGTCCGTTTCAACAAGGGTGAGAAAAAAGACGACGAAACCCTGTCGAAGAAATATGCGGCACTGTGTGACGTGTATGTGATGGACGCCTTCGGCACTGCACATCGCGCACAGGCATCTACCCACGGAGTGGGCAAATTCGCCCCGGTAGCCTGTGCTGGCCCGCTGCTATCTGCCGAGTTGGAAGCGCTGGGCAAGGCGTTGGGCAACCCGACTCGCCCGATGGTCGCTATCGTTGGTGGCTCTAAAGTCTCCACCAAACTAACGGTGTTGGACTCGTTGTCCAAAATCGCCGATCAACTGATCGTCGGTGGCGGCATCGCCAACACCTTTGTGGCGGCACAGGGCAACAATGTGGGCCAGTCCCTGTATGAGCCGGATCTAATCCCAAATGCGCAGAATCTGCTGAAAACCTGTGATATTCCGGTACCAACCGATGTACGCGTAGCGACTGAGTTCTCTGAAACTGCCGCAGCCACCGTGAAGCAAGCCAACGAGATCAAGGATAATGAGCAAATTCTGGATATGGGTGATGTCTCTGCTGAGCGTCTAGCCGTTATCCTGAAGAACGCCAAAACCATTCTGTGGAATGGCCCAGTCGGCGTATTCGAGTTCCCTAATTTCCGTAAGGGAACCGAGATCGTCGCCCGTGCAATTGCTGATAGTGCAGCCTTTTCTATCGCGGGTGGCGGCGACACTTTGGCAGCAATTGATCTGTTCGGTATCGCTGACAAAATCTCCTATATTTCCACTGGCGGTGGCGCTTTCCTCGAATTTGTTGAAGGGAAGCCATTGCCGGCGGTTGTGATGTTGGAAGAGCGCGCTAAGCAGTAA
- the fbaA gene encoding class II fructose-bisphosphate aldolase: protein MSKIFDFVRPGVITGDDVQKVFAVAKENNFALPAVNCVGTDSINAVLETAAKVRAPVIVQFSNGGAAFIAGKGVKTDVPQGAAILGAISGAHHVHLMAEHYGVPVILHTDHCAKKLLPWLDGLLDAGEKHFAATGKPLFSSHMIDLSEESLEENIAICSQYLARMAKIGMTLEIELGCTGGEEDGVDNSHMDASALYTQPEDVAYAYEKLHAISPRFTIAASFGNVHGVYKPGNVKLTPTILRDSQDYVSKKYHLPHNSLNFVFHGGSGSTDAEIKESVGYGVIKMNIDTDTQWATWDGILQYYKANEAYLQSQLGNPKGADQPNKKYYDPRVWLRAAQTSMVARLEQAFKDLNAVDVL from the coding sequence ATGTCTAAAATTTTTGATTTCGTAAGACCAGGTGTCATCACGGGCGATGACGTTCAGAAAGTATTCGCGGTAGCCAAAGAGAACAACTTTGCGTTGCCAGCAGTGAATTGCGTGGGTACTGACTCCATCAACGCGGTATTGGAAACAGCAGCGAAAGTGCGTGCACCGGTGATTGTGCAGTTTTCTAACGGCGGTGCCGCGTTTATCGCTGGCAAAGGCGTGAAGACGGATGTTCCACAGGGGGCCGCGATCCTGGGGGCAATCTCCGGGGCGCATCATGTCCACCTGATGGCTGAGCATTACGGCGTGCCGGTTATTCTGCACACCGACCATTGTGCCAAGAAACTACTGCCATGGTTGGATGGCCTGCTGGACGCTGGCGAGAAACATTTCGCCGCGACTGGCAAACCGTTGTTCTCTTCCCACATGATCGACTTGTCTGAAGAATCCCTAGAAGAAAACATCGCGATTTGCAGCCAGTATCTGGCTCGCATGGCGAAGATCGGCATGACGTTGGAAATCGAACTGGGCTGTACCGGCGGTGAAGAAGATGGCGTGGATAACAGCCATATGGATGCCTCCGCGCTATACACCCAGCCGGAAGACGTGGCTTACGCCTACGAAAAACTGCACGCCATCAGCCCACGTTTCACCATCGCCGCTTCGTTCGGCAACGTGCATGGCGTGTACAAGCCAGGTAACGTCAAACTGACTCCGACTATCCTGCGTGATTCTCAGGACTACGTATCCAAGAAATACCACCTGCCGCACAACAGCTTGAACTTTGTGTTCCACGGTGGTTCCGGCTCTACCGACGCAGAAATCAAAGAGTCAGTCGGCTACGGTGTGATCAAGATGAATATTGATACCGATACCCAATGGGCGACTTGGGATGGCATCTTACAGTATTACAAAGCCAACGAAGCTTACCTACAAAGTCAACTGGGCAACCCGAAAGGTGCCGATCAGCCGAACAAAAAATATTATGATCCACGTGTATGGCTGCGTGCAGCACAGACCAGCATGGTGGCTCGTTTGGAGCAGGCTTTCAAAGATTTGAACGCGGTAGACGTTCTGTAA
- a CDS encoding LysR family transcriptional regulator ArgP: MKRPDYRTLQALDAVIRERGFERAAQKLCITQSAVSQRIKQLENLFGQPLLVRTVPPRPTEQGQKLLALLHQVELLEEEWLGNDTGIDAPLLLSLAVNADSLATWLLPALKPVLATSPIRLNLQVEDETRTQERLRRGEVVGAVSIQPQPLPSSLVDRLGALDYLFVASKGFAERYFPNGVTRSALLKAPAVAFDHLDDMHQVFLQQNFDLSPGSVPCHIVNSSEAFVQLARQGTTCCMIPHLQIEKELESGELIDLTPGLYQRRMLFWHRFAPESRMMRKVTDALVDHGSRVLRQD; the protein is encoded by the coding sequence ATGAAACGCCCAGACTATCGAACGCTGCAAGCGCTGGACGCGGTGATCCGTGAGCGCGGCTTTGAGCGCGCCGCACAAAAGCTTTGTATCACGCAATCAGCGGTATCCCAACGCATTAAACAACTGGAAAATCTGTTCGGCCAGCCGCTGTTGGTGCGTACCGTGCCGCCACGCCCTACCGAACAGGGGCAAAAGCTGCTGGCACTGTTGCATCAGGTAGAACTGTTGGAAGAGGAGTGGCTGGGCAACGACACTGGCATCGATGCCCCCCTGCTGCTGTCGTTGGCGGTCAACGCTGACAGTCTGGCTACTTGGCTGTTGCCAGCATTGAAACCGGTACTCGCGACTTCGCCCATCCGCCTGAACCTGCAAGTGGAAGATGAAACCCGCACCCAAGAGCGGCTACGCCGAGGCGAAGTGGTGGGTGCGGTAAGTATTCAACCGCAGCCACTACCAAGCAGCCTGGTGGATCGCTTGGGCGCGTTAGACTATTTGTTTGTCGCCTCAAAGGGCTTCGCCGAACGTTATTTCCCTAACGGCGTCACCCGCTCCGCGTTGCTGAAAGCACCGGCAGTGGCATTCGACCATCTCGACGATATGCATCAGGTTTTCCTACAGCAGAACTTCGACCTGTCACCGGGCAGCGTACCCTGCCATATTGTGAACTCGTCCGAAGCCTTCGTGCAACTCGCTCGCCAGGGCACTACCTGCTGTATGATCCCACATTTGCAAATTGAGAAAGAACTTGAGTCAGGCGAGTTGATCGATCTGACTCCGGGGCTGTACCAGCGCCGCATGCTGTTTTGGCATCGCTTTGCGCCGGAAAGCCGCATGATGCGCAAAGTGACCGATGCACTGGTAGATCACGGGAGCCGAGTGCTGCGCCAGGATTAG
- the mscS gene encoding small-conductance mechanosensitive channel MscS, which translates to MKDLNVVDGLHGAGDWLVNNQDLLIQYAVNIVAAIAILVIGSIAARVASNMVNRVMKLRGIDTTIAGFLSALVRYGVLAFTFIAVLGRVGVQTTSVIAVLGAAGLAVGLALQGSLSNFAAGVLLVIFRPLRVGEYVDLGGVAGTVNQVQIFSTTLCTGDNKIIVVPNGKVIAGNIINYSREPNRRVDIVVGVGYNADIDVVKKVLGDVIAADKRILHAKGVIVRLNEMAPSSLNFVTRSWTTTAEYWNVYFDLMENFKRALDANNINIPFPQMDVHLYRTADAKVE; encoded by the coding sequence ATGAAAGATTTGAATGTAGTAGACGGCCTGCACGGTGCTGGCGATTGGTTGGTGAATAACCAAGACTTGTTGATCCAGTATGCGGTGAACATTGTCGCCGCTATTGCTATCCTGGTCATCGGTTCGATCGCCGCCCGCGTGGCCAGCAATATGGTAAACCGCGTGATGAAGTTGCGTGGCATTGATACCACGATCGCGGGCTTCCTGTCGGCGCTGGTGCGTTACGGTGTGCTGGCATTCACCTTTATCGCGGTGTTGGGGCGTGTAGGCGTGCAGACCACATCGGTGATCGCTGTGCTGGGTGCCGCTGGTTTGGCTGTTGGTTTGGCGCTGCAAGGTTCGCTGTCCAATTTTGCTGCTGGCGTGTTGCTGGTGATCTTCCGTCCACTGCGTGTAGGTGAATACGTTGATCTGGGCGGCGTGGCTGGCACCGTCAATCAGGTGCAGATCTTCTCCACCACCTTATGCACCGGCGATAACAAAATCATTGTGGTGCCCAACGGTAAAGTCATCGCTGGCAATATTATCAACTACTCCCGTGAGCCGAACCGCCGTGTAGATATCGTAGTGGGTGTAGGCTACAACGCTGATATCGACGTGGTGAAGAAAGTACTGGGCGACGTGATTGCTGCCGACAAGCGCATTCTGCATGCCAAAGGCGTGATTGTGCGTCTGAACGAAATGGCACCATCCTCGCTGAACTTTGTCACCCGTTCATGGACTACCACCGCAGAGTATTGGAACGTGTACTTCGATCTGATGGAAAATTTCAAGCGCGCGCTGGATGCCAACAACATCAATATCCCGTTCCCACAGATGGACGTTCATCTGTATCGTACCGCAGACGCGAAAGTGGAGTAA